Proteins encoded by one window of Clostridium cagae:
- a CDS encoding nucleotide pyrophosphohydrolase: protein MKSTLQRIKKFRNDREWDQFHTPANLSKAISIEAGELLENFLWNEKNYDKEHVLEELADVIIYCIHMSDCLNVNLIEIINNKMDKNEKKYPVEKCKGSSKKYTEL from the coding sequence ATGAAAAGTACATTACAAAGAATAAAAAAATTTAGAAATGATAGAGAGTGGGATCAGTTTCATACACCAGCTAATCTTTCAAAAGCCATTTCAATAGAAGCAGGAGAACTATTAGAAAATTTTTTATGGAACGAAAAAAACTATGATAAAGAACATGTTCTTGAAGAATTAGCAGATGTTATAATTTATTGTATACATATGAGTGATTGTTTAAATGTTAATTTAATAGAAATAATAAATAATAAAATGGATAAAAATGAAAAGAAATATCCAGTAGAAAAGTGTAAAGGAAGTAGCAAAAAGTATACTGAGTTATAA
- a CDS encoding methyl-accepting chemotaxis protein: protein MKTKLKFTGIRFKLIFSFILICLIPILFLGISSYSKAKSILEKNFEVTSAQTLQQVDKSLDTQLKVFINPIEMMSNNTSFKESDLSDEKITFSQEILSDVAKSDSNIFSAYYGTESGKFIIYPEGDMGENFNPKERSWYKKALENKGNVVISEPFNDVRTGKLIVSVSKTVERDSSVIGVVSMNISLENISKSLSEITIGKSGYVYVCDSNGLILFHPNNELIGSDNISKLDFWNTVKNNDNGFTSYLFEDSTKFSSFTSNHITKWKLIATMDDREINDDVSAIRNLIFIVSFIAFALSIIVAYILSKSISDNANKLNVAFSQASDGDLTAKVNIKSKDEFGSLGDNFNSMLTNISELMLEVENSSKVIFETSSTLSIMAQETTSSVEQVSHAIDEIAQGATHTAQSSQDGSVEIIDLSDGINKITDANNHIGNISEGAEDLSSQGLDMVKILVEKSNKTKTSTSQISEIVNDMNLSTEKINTISDSIAEITEQTNLLALNASIEAARAGEAGKGFAVVAEEIKKLAEQSKNSTEEIKKIIDAIKSKASTAVSAMKETEITVNDQEKVVNDTHKVFMSIIDNIKILAEKINDVKKDTSIIDSKKDKVVLQIESISSISEETASATEEVSASAEEINATMQEMENYVNNLRKLSETLEDGISRFKIK, encoded by the coding sequence ATGAAAACAAAACTTAAATTCACAGGTATTCGTTTTAAGCTTATTTTCAGCTTTATATTAATTTGTTTAATACCTATTTTATTCTTAGGAATTTCGTCTTATTCTAAAGCTAAATCAATTTTAGAAAAGAATTTTGAAGTTACCAGTGCTCAAACTCTTCAACAAGTTGATAAATCTCTTGACACTCAACTTAAGGTTTTTATAAATCCAATTGAGATGATGTCTAATAATACGAGTTTTAAGGAAAGTGATTTGTCAGATGAGAAAATCACTTTTTCACAAGAAATTCTTAGTGATGTTGCAAAAAGTGATAGTAATATTTTCAGTGCTTATTACGGTACAGAAAGTGGAAAATTCATCATTTATCCTGAAGGAGACATGGGAGAAAATTTTAATCCAAAAGAAAGATCGTGGTATAAAAAAGCATTAGAAAACAAAGGTAATGTTGTGATATCAGAACCTTTTAATGATGTCAGAACTGGAAAATTAATTGTTTCTGTTTCTAAAACAGTCGAAAGAGATTCTAGTGTTATTGGGGTTGTATCAATGAATATCTCTCTTGAAAATATTTCTAAATCTTTATCAGAAATTACTATAGGGAAATCTGGGTATGTATATGTTTGTGATTCCAATGGTCTAATACTATTCCATCCAAATAATGAACTTATAGGTTCTGATAATATTTCTAAATTAGATTTTTGGAATACAGTTAAAAATAATGATAATGGTTTTACAAGTTATTTGTTTGAAGATAGCACTAAATTTTCAAGTTTCACTTCTAATCACATTACTAAGTGGAAACTTATAGCTACTATGGATGATAGAGAAATAAATGATGATGTTAGTGCAATAAGGAATTTAATTTTTATTGTTTCATTTATAGCATTTGCTTTATCAATTATTGTTGCCTATATTCTAAGCAAATCTATATCAGATAATGCTAACAAATTAAATGTTGCATTTAGCCAAGCATCAGATGGTGATTTAACTGCTAAAGTTAATATAAAAAGCAAAGATGAATTTGGAAGTCTTGGAGACAATTTTAATTCTATGTTAACAAATATATCAGAACTTATGCTAGAAGTAGAAAATTCATCTAAAGTTATCTTTGAAACATCTTCAACGCTTTCAATAATGGCACAAGAAACAACCTCCTCAGTAGAGCAAGTTTCCCATGCTATAGATGAAATTGCTCAAGGTGCTACACATACTGCTCAAAGTTCTCAAGATGGATCAGTAGAAATTATTGATTTATCTGATGGAATAAATAAAATAACGGATGCTAATAATCATATTGGAAATATTTCTGAAGGAGCTGAAGATTTGAGTTCACAAGGTTTAGATATGGTTAAAATCTTAGTTGAAAAGTCTAATAAAACTAAAACTTCAACTTCACAAATTAGTGAAATTGTTAATGACATGAATTTAAGTACTGAAAAAATCAATACTATATCTGATTCTATAGCTGAAATTACAGAACAAACTAATTTATTAGCTTTAAATGCTTCTATAGAAGCTGCCAGGGCTGGTGAAGCTGGAAAAGGATTTGCTGTTGTTGCTGAAGAAATAAAAAAACTTGCAGAACAATCAAAGAATTCAACAGAAGAAATCAAAAAAATAATAGATGCAATAAAAAGCAAAGCTTCGACTGCTGTATCAGCTATGAAAGAAACAGAAATAACAGTAAATGATCAGGAAAAAGTGGTAAATGATACTCATAAAGTATTTATGTCCATTATTGATAATATTAAAATTCTTGCTGAAAAAATCAATGATGTAAAAAAAGATACCTCAATTATTGACTCTAAAAAAGATAAGGTTGTTCTTCAAATAGAAAGCATATCTTCTATTTCCGAGGAAACAGCATCTGCTACAGAAGAAGTATCTGCTTCTGCTGAAGAAATAAATGCAACAATGCAAGAAATGGAGAATTACGTAAACAACTTAAGAAAACTTTCTGAAACTCTTGAAGATGGCATTAGTAGATTTAAGATTAAATAA